The following proteins are co-located in the Streptococcus downei MFe28 genome:
- the pstA gene encoding phosphate ABC transporter permease PstA — MNAKKIDQLVTACLYAIAGIIVAVLTALILYILVRGLPHVSWHFLTGKSSAYQAGGGIGIQLYNSLFLLLITLIISIPLSMGAGIYLSEYAKKGRLINFVRTCIEILSSLPSVVVGLFGYLIFVVQFHYGFSIISGALALTVFNLPQMTRTVEDSLRNIHHTQREAGLALGLSRWETVIHVVIPEAIPSIITGVVLASGRIFGEAAALIYTAGQSAPAVDWSNWNPLSINSPISIFRQSETLAVHIWKVNSEGTIPDATMVSAGSGAVLLIFILIFNLSARYLGKKLHARLTSAK; from the coding sequence ATGAACGCTAAAAAAATTGATCAGCTGGTGACTGCCTGTCTCTATGCCATTGCAGGGATCATCGTGGCAGTCTTAACAGCCCTAATTCTTTATATTCTGGTGCGTGGACTACCTCATGTAAGCTGGCACTTTTTGACAGGGAAATCCTCAGCCTATCAGGCTGGCGGTGGTATTGGTATCCAGCTCTATAATTCTCTCTTTTTGCTCTTGATTACTTTGATCATTTCCATCCCACTTTCTATGGGGGCAGGAATCTATTTATCAGAGTATGCCAAGAAGGGGCGCCTAATTAACTTTGTCAGGACCTGTATTGAAATCTTGTCCTCTCTGCCATCGGTAGTTGTTGGTCTCTTTGGTTATCTGATTTTTGTTGTCCAATTTCATTATGGCTTCTCCATTATTTCTGGTGCCCTGGCTTTGACCGTTTTCAACTTACCGCAGATGACTCGGACGGTTGAAGATAGTCTTCGCAATATCCACCATACCCAAAGGGAAGCAGGACTGGCTCTAGGTCTATCGCGCTGGGAAACTGTTATTCATGTGGTGATTCCAGAAGCCATTCCAAGTATTATTACTGGGGTCGTTCTGGCTTCTGGTCGTATCTTTGGTGAAGCTGCTGCCCTGATTTATACAGCGGGACAATCTGCACCAGCGGTTGATTGGAGCAATTGGAATCCTTTAAGTATCAATAGCCCTATCTCAATTTTCCGTCAGTCGGAAACCCTGGCTGTTCATATTTGGAAGGTTAATAGTGAAGGGACTATCCCAGATGCTACCATGGTTTCTGCTGGTAGTGGAGCTGTGCTTTTGATTTTCATCTTGATTTTCAATCTATCCGCCCGCTATCTTGGAAAGAAACTCCATGCTAGATTAACTTCTGCAAAATAA
- the pstB gene encoding phosphate ABC transporter ATP-binding protein PstB encodes MTEYNWDERYIMSFEGKDLALETKDLHVYYGSKEAIKGIDMQFEKNKITAFIGPSGCGKSTFLRSLNRMNDTIDIAKVIGQILYEGIDINRPEINVYEMRKHIGMVFQRPNPFAKSIYKNITFAHERAGVKDKKVLDEIVETSLKQAALWDQVKDDLHKSAFTLSGGQQQRLCIARAISVKPDILLMDEPASALDPIATMQLEETMAELKKDYSIIIVTHNMQQAARVSDYTAFFYLGDLIEYDKTRHIFQNAQCQSTSDYVSGRFG; translated from the coding sequence ATGACTGAATACAATTGGGACGAACGCTATATCATGAGTTTTGAGGGCAAGGATTTGGCCCTAGAAACCAAGGATCTTCATGTCTACTATGGTTCCAAAGAGGCCATCAAAGGCATTGATATGCAGTTCGAGAAAAATAAAATTACGGCCTTTATTGGGCCTTCAGGATGTGGAAAATCTACCTTCTTACGCAGCCTTAACCGGATGAATGATACCATTGATATTGCCAAGGTAATCGGTCAAATCCTCTATGAGGGAATTGACATCAATCGTCCAGAAATCAATGTTTACGAAATGCGTAAGCATATCGGCATGGTTTTCCAAAGACCCAATCCCTTTGCCAAATCTATTTATAAAAACATTACCTTTGCCCATGAAAGAGCAGGAGTGAAGGATAAGAAGGTTTTGGACGAGATTGTTGAGACCTCGCTAAAACAGGCTGCCCTTTGGGACCAGGTCAAGGATGACCTGCACAAATCAGCCTTTACCCTATCAGGTGGTCAGCAACAAAGACTATGTATTGCTCGCGCAATCTCAGTAAAACCAGATATTTTACTCATGGACGAGCCAGCCTCAGCTCTTGACCCCATCGCAACCATGCAATTGGAGGAAACCATGGCTGAGCTCAAGAAAGATTATTCCATCATCATTGTGACCCACAATATGCAACAGGCCGCTCGTGTCAGTGATTATACCGCCTTCTTTTATTTGGGTGACTTGATTGAGTATGATAAGACCAGACATATCTTCCAAAATGCACAATGTCAGTCAACAAGCGACTACGTTTCTGGACGCTTTGGTTAG
- the pstB gene encoding phosphate ABC transporter ATP-binding protein PstB yields MTEPILQVRDLSVYYNKKKALNNINMDFMPNEITTLIGPSGSGKSTLLRSINRMGDLNPEVTLTGAITYNGHNIYGPRTDTVALRKEIGMVFQQPNPFPMTIYENVTYGLRIKGVHDKAVLDEAVESSLIGASIWDEVKDRLHDSALGLSGGQQQRVCIARVLATSPKIILMDEPTSALDPISSGKIEETLYGLKDKYTMLIVTRSMQQASRISDKTGFFLAGDLVEFNSTKEMFLNPAHEETEDYISGKFG; encoded by the coding sequence ATGACAGAACCAATATTGCAGGTCAGAGATTTATCTGTTTACTATAATAAGAAAAAAGCTCTGAACAATATTAATATGGATTTCATGCCCAATGAAATTACAACTTTGATTGGGCCATCGGGTTCGGGAAAGTCTACCTTGTTGCGGTCTATCAATCGGATGGGGGATCTCAATCCAGAGGTTACCTTGACCGGAGCAATCACCTACAATGGTCATAACATATATGGTCCTAGGACGGATACGGTCGCCCTACGTAAGGAAATCGGGATGGTCTTCCAGCAACCGAATCCCTTCCCCATGACCATCTACGAAAATGTGACCTATGGTCTTAGGATTAAGGGGGTTCATGATAAGGCAGTTCTCGATGAAGCCGTTGAGTCTTCCCTAATTGGTGCTTCCATCTGGGATGAGGTCAAGGACCGTCTCCATGATTCTGCCTTGGGGCTTTCAGGCGGCCAGCAGCAGCGGGTATGTATTGCCCGGGTTTTAGCAACCAGTCCCAAAATTATTCTAATGGACGAGCCAACTTCAGCCCTTGATCCGATTTCTTCTGGTAAAATTGAAGAAACCCTATATGGGCTTAAAGATAAATACACCATGTTAATTGTAACTCGTTCGATGCAGCAGGCTTCGCGAATTTCTGATAAGACTGGCTTTTTCCTTGCTGGAGATTTGGTTGAATTTAACTCAACTAAAGAAATGTTCCTCAATCCTGCTCATGAAGAAACTGAGGATTACATTAGCGGTAAATTTGGTTAG
- the phoU gene encoding phosphate signaling complex protein PhoU, whose protein sequence is MLRTQFEDELDKLHNQFYAMGTEVSSQISKTVRAFISHDRQLAKEVIESDEIVNNYETKLEKKSLEIIALQQPVSTDLRSVVTVLKASSDVERMGDHASAIAKATIRMKGEERIEEVEESINKMGRAVRDMVEEAMNVYIKADEGAAYTVAANDEYIDNLFVETQNMTVEAIKANPDAAFAAKEYFQVLMYLERIGDYARNLCEWVVYLKTGKIIEL, encoded by the coding sequence ATGTTACGTACACAATTTGAAGATGAATTAGATAAGTTGCATAATCAGTTTTATGCGATGGGAACGGAAGTCAGTTCTCAAATCAGTAAGACAGTTCGTGCCTTTATCAGTCATGATCGTCAGTTGGCCAAGGAAGTCATTGAGTCTGATGAAATTGTCAATAATTATGAAACTAAGTTGGAGAAGAAGTCCTTAGAGATTATCGCCCTTCAACAGCCAGTTTCTACAGACTTACGTTCCGTTGTCACAGTGCTCAAGGCTTCCAGCGATGTTGAGCGTATGGGTGACCACGCTTCAGCCATTGCTAAGGCAACTATTCGGATGAAGGGTGAAGAACGGATTGAAGAAGTAGAAGAGTCTATCAATAAGATGGGTCGGGCTGTCCGTGATATGGTTGAAGAAGCTATGAATGTCTATATCAAGGCAGACGAAGGAGCTGCCTATACAGTGGCCGCTAATGATGAATATATTGACAATCTCTTCGTTGAGACACAAAATATGACAGTTGAAGCTATCAAGGCTAATCCTGATGCGGCTTTTGCGGCTAAGGAATATTTCCAAGTTTTGATGTACTTAGAACGAATCGGTGATTATGCCCGTAATCTCTGTGAGTGGGTTGTCTATCTCAAAACAGGAAAAATTATCGAACTTTAG
- a CDS encoding M1 family metallopeptidase, with translation MNSVERFIDKFVPENYNIFLEINRKEKTFSGNVAISGEALSDQVSFHQKNLTISSVLLDNQPVEFEEDDAREAVDLKLPETGSMTLVLEFSGHITDNMTGIYPSYYKVDGVKKEVIATQFESHFAREAFPAIDEPEAKASFDLAIKFDQEEGEVVISNMPETNVDLRQETGVWTFETTPRMSSYLLAFALGDLQAKKAATKNGTEVAIFATKAHKASSLDFALDIAVRVIDFYEDYYGVAYPIPHSYHLALPDFSAGAMENWGLVTYREIYLVLDENSTAESRQQVALVIAHELAHQWFGNLVTMKWWDDLWLNESFANMMEYVSVDAIEPSWNIFEDFQTTGVPLALKRDATDGVQSVHVAVNHPDEINTLFDPAIVYAKGSRLMHMLRRWLGDKDFAAGLKAYFEKHQYRNTIGRDLWNALSASSGKDVASFMDAWLEQPGYPLVSAQVQDDTLILSQKQFFIGEHEDKNRLWQIPLNSNWSGLPDTLSEASISIPNYSELAAKNEGALRLNTDNTAHYITNYQGQLLDSLLADFAGLDKTSQLQVLQERRLLAESGEISYADLVPLLAMLSDQTSYMVAAAGEQIISGLDRFIDEGSDSEANFKELIRRAAEQNFARLGFEKQAGEADEDEMVRQAAIRLILKADDEKAVAQAHEIFQSYEGRLESIPAAIRASVLINEMKHAESPELVQEYLDAYVASSDGIFKRQVASALANTKDGASLDHILTQWQNKDAVKPQDLSTWYAYFLQHPFTQTKVWTWAKENWEWIKAALGGDMSFDKFVIYPANSFKTQESLQDYKDFFEPQLDDMAISRNITMGIKEIAARVDLIEKEKAAVQVAIDMAVAK, from the coding sequence ATGAATTCAGTAGAACGCTTTATTGATAAGTTTGTACCTGAAAACTACAATATTTTTCTAGAGATTAATCGCAAAGAGAAGACCTTCTCAGGTAACGTCGCTATCAGTGGTGAAGCCCTTAGTGACCAGGTTTCTTTCCACCAGAAAAATCTGACCATTTCCTCCGTCCTTTTGGATAATCAGCCCGTCGAGTTTGAAGAGGATGATGCCAGAGAAGCTGTTGACCTCAAGTTACCTGAAACGGGTAGTATGACCCTGGTTCTGGAATTTTCTGGTCATATCACGGATAATATGACAGGTATTTATCCCTCCTACTATAAGGTTGATGGGGTGAAGAAAGAAGTCATTGCGACCCAATTTGAAAGCCATTTTGCTCGCGAAGCCTTTCCTGCCATTGATGAACCAGAAGCCAAGGCTAGCTTCGACTTGGCCATTAAGTTTGATCAAGAAGAAGGTGAAGTGGTCATCTCCAACATGCCAGAGACCAACGTTGACCTACGTCAGGAAACTGGAGTCTGGACCTTTGAGACGACCCCAAGGATGTCTTCATATCTCTTAGCTTTTGCTCTGGGGGATTTGCAAGCCAAAAAGGCTGCAACCAAAAATGGTACAGAGGTCGCTATCTTTGCCACTAAAGCCCACAAGGCCTCGTCCTTGGACTTTGCCTTGGATATTGCTGTTCGTGTCATTGATTTCTACGAAGATTACTATGGGGTAGCCTATCCTATTCCCCATTCCTATCACTTGGCCCTGCCTGACTTCTCAGCAGGTGCTATGGAAAATTGGGGGCTGGTTACTTACCGAGAAATCTATTTGGTCCTGGACGAGAACTCAACTGCTGAAAGTCGCCAGCAGGTTGCTCTCGTCATTGCCCACGAGTTAGCCCATCAATGGTTTGGTAATTTGGTTACCATGAAGTGGTGGGATGACCTCTGGCTCAATGAATCCTTTGCCAATATGATGGAATATGTATCTGTTGATGCCATAGAACCATCCTGGAATATCTTTGAAGATTTCCAAACGACGGGGGTTCCTTTGGCTCTCAAGCGCGATGCCACCGATGGGGTTCAATCCGTCCATGTTGCTGTCAATCATCCCGATGAAATCAATACCCTCTTTGATCCAGCTATCGTCTATGCTAAGGGCAGTCGCCTCATGCATATGTTACGTCGCTGGTTAGGGGACAAAGATTTTGCGGCTGGCCTCAAGGCCTACTTTGAGAAACACCAGTATCGTAATACTATCGGTCGGGATCTCTGGAATGCGCTCTCGGCAAGTTCAGGTAAGGATGTCGCTAGTTTTATGGATGCTTGGTTGGAGCAACCAGGTTATCCCCTTGTAAGTGCGCAAGTTCAGGATGATACGCTTATTCTCAGCCAGAAGCAATTCTTTATTGGGGAGCATGAGGATAAAAACCGTCTCTGGCAAATCCCTCTCAATAGTAATTGGTCTGGTCTGCCAGACACTCTTTCAGAAGCTAGCATTAGCATTCCTAACTATTCCGAATTGGCAGCGAAAAATGAAGGGGCACTTCGATTAAATACCGATAATACAGCCCACTATATCACCAATTATCAGGGGCAACTTTTGGATAGCCTACTGGCAGACTTTGCTGGTTTGGATAAGACCAGCCAGTTGCAGGTCCTTCAGGAGCGTCGCCTCTTGGCAGAAAGTGGGGAAATTTCCTACGCAGATTTGGTCCCCCTGTTAGCCATGCTGTCTGACCAAACTTCTTATATGGTTGCAGCGGCTGGTGAGCAGATTATCTCAGGCTTGGATCGCTTCATTGATGAAGGTTCTGATAGTGAGGCCAATTTTAAGGAGTTGATTAGAAGGGCTGCCGAGCAGAACTTTGCCCGTCTAGGTTTTGAAAAACAAGCAGGGGAAGCTGATGAGGATGAAATGGTTCGCCAAGCGGCTATCCGTCTCATACTCAAGGCAGATGATGAAAAGGCAGTAGCTCAGGCTCATGAGATTTTCCAAAGCTATGAAGGCAGACTTGAGTCCATTCCAGCTGCCATTCGTGCCTCAGTCCTCATCAACGAGATGAAACATGCCGAATCTCCTGAACTTGTTCAAGAGTATTTGGATGCTTATGTCGCAAGCTCTGATGGTATTTTCAAACGACAAGTTGCTAGTGCCTTAGCCAATACTAAGGATGGGGCCAGTCTGGACCATATTTTGACACAATGGCAAAACAAGGATGCGGTCAAACCCCAAGACCTATCGACTTGGTATGCTTACTTCTTGCAACATCCTTTCACTCAGACCAAGGTTTGGACTTGGGCCAAAGAGAATTGGGAATGGATTAAGGCGGCCCTCGGCGGTGATATGAGCTTTGACAAGTTTGTCATTTATCCAGCCAATAGCTTC